ACAAATACGAATATAACCAATCCTTCTCTTCCTTGTCAACCCTTTTTTTGGAAAATCTTGAAATTATTTTTCGAGAAACGCTACAAACTATATATGGCGAGGAGTTGAAGCTTTCAATATTTTTGGACATTTTGGAGATCCTTGAAGAGGTTAGGGTTGCCTTTGAACCGGAATGAGTCTAAATACTCAGTAAAATTATTTTGAAATTCTTTGAGGGGGATGAGTGTACCTGAAATACGATCGCCAGAAAAAAGAAGGAGGAAGGATTGATATCCCTCCCTCCTTGATAGGATGAGTCTTTGAACTCCGAAGGCTACTGAGCAGAAGCAGTGGGAATATCCGATTTCACGCAATTGAGCATTCGTAGAGTTGCGGCGGCAGCATAGTTGCGGCGAGCGTTATCGTTGGGAACAAACTGAGTTCCAGATTCATTGAGTGGAGAGGCAACAGAGCAATAGGTAGACATCTGGGTAATGAGATCGGAGGCCCAATGATTATCAACATCACTAAAGGGTTGGGGATCTTGTTTGGCTTGAAGTTCGGGATTTAAGCCGCTAGTTTTACGGGCAAACTCGGCTGCACGACGTTGAACTGCCATTAGTTCTGCACGGGTGACGGATTGAGCGGGTTTAAATGTACCATCTGTATAGCCACTGACAATGTTGTTGTCTTTTGCCCATTGGATTTTGGCGGCACTCCATCGAGAGGAAGCTACATCAGGGTAGGGATTAGTGGCGGTATTGGTGGGAATATTGACGTTAGTGCCAGGAATGGTTTTGAGAGATTCTAAAACCATGGATACTAATTGTTCGCGTGTAAGGGGATTTTGGGGACGGAAGGTGCTATCTTCTGCAAAGCCAGAGATAAAACCGATATCGACTGCTTCATTAATTTCGCTGGCATATATATCATTGGCGATATCTTTAAAGCTGGGAGTTGTGGGATCAACGGGATTGGGATCAACGGGATTGGGATCAACGGGATTGGGATCGACCGGATTTGGGTCAACGGGATTGGGTGTTGTACCAATTAATGAACTGAGCTGTTGATCGTTGAGAAGGTAAACATGGCCTAGGGTTTGACCTTCATAGGAGCGTTTGGCAAAGCGCCAACCGGGGTTGAGATGAATTTTGACAAAATCGGAGGTTGCACCATAGGTGCGACCAATTTCTATCTCTGGGCCTCCTGGGGTATTGGACGATCCAACTAAGACTAAATCATTGTTGCGATTGACGATTCGTAGGCTGTACTGGAGGGCAAGATCTTGATTGTTAACTCGAATGGAAAATCCGTTACTGTCGGTGCTGCGGCCACAAATACCGCTAAAGTCAAAGTTGAGCAAAAGAGGATCGACAATCGTGGGACTTTGGCCGGTTTCACTCCAACATTGACGGGTACTGGATTTTTGTTCCAAAATAAGGAGTTGATGGGCGTTTGTGCCTCGTGGAGCGGCGATCGCAATAAAATCATCCTGTCTAACTTCGCTATGATCGAAGAAGGCGCGAGCGGTAGCCACCCAGGTGGTCATCCCAACGACAGTAGTGGTGGCAATAGCAGCTAAACGGGAGAGGAGTGATTTATTCATAGTTGTAGAAGAGTGAGTAGACTTAATTTAAGCAGTGTACAAGAGAGGTGTTCTGTTCTCCAGTACCTCCCCAGTCGAAAGGTATCCGTAAATTGTTGCTAGGGGGTGTGACAGTTTTAGAGCTGTCTATGGCTACACAATTAGGCGCTTTTAGAGATCGCTTGATATAAGGTCTTTAACTTGGCTTCTACAGAGGGGGGTTTAGAGGTAAATCGGATGGAAAACCGATCTTTAGACCGATGGTTATCTAGAACTTTGGCATACACATCTTCGCGGTTTTCTGGTTGCTCATCCTTAAAGAAATTAATTTTTAAGTTGGTTAACCCGGATGGAATTCGATCGCCGGATTCTGGGGTGAGCAGAATGGTTGCACCTTTTTCTGATAGGGCAATCAATTGACCCTGGTTGACGCGATCGCTAATATTTTTACCTTCTAACACAGCATACTGAAGGGGAAGGGCTGGGGATAAGGGAAAGAAATGCTCTTCTTCTTTAGGCAGATCGAGCTGATAGGGGCCAGCAATCCCGCCAATATCGTAGATAGTAATAGGGGTTTTCACTCCCTTGGGGGTAACTTGTTTCTCGCCATTGATTTTGACTTCTGGGCCGGCTTCAAGCAGGGTGGATTCAGAAACTAAGATCTGGCCGGCGGTGGTGTAGGATTCAATGCGATAGGTTAAATTCACTTGAGAGCCGACTACGCCGTATTTGGTTCGTTTTTCAGAGCCAATGTTACCGACGACGACCTCACCGGTATTGATACCAACTCCCATTTCTAGGGAGGATAGTCCCCATTCTTTCATTTGCACGTTCACCTGTTTCATGGCTAGTTGCATGGCTATGGCACAGGCGATCGCCCTTTGAGCGTCATCTTCACGGGGAATGGGAGCGCCAAATAAGACCAAAATGCCATCACCCATAAACTCATCAATGGTTCCTTGATATTCGGTAATCACATCGGCCATGTAGCCTAAATAGAAGTTGAGGATTTTAATCACTTCCTCTGGGGAAAGGCGTTCAGACAGGGCGGTAAAGCCCCGTAAATCTGAGGTGAGAATGGTGATTTTGCGTCGTTCACCACCTAATTTTAGGCCTTCGGGATGCTCTAATAGGGTGGCGACAATTTCCTGACTTAGATAGCGGCCAAAGGTTTTGCGGATATCGCCAGCACTGCGGGCAATATAGGCGGTAATGGCAACACAGGAGCCAACTAAGCTGAGGACTGGCGGAACGACAGGTAACCACCATCCGATGAGAAAAGCTCCATAGGTGGCAGCCATGAGCAGGGGGAGCGTGGCGATGGGGGCGATCGCCTTACGAATGGTGGATGAGTTCAAACCGGTACTATGGCGTAATCTCCAGGTTAAAACGGCTCCGACCCAGGCCCAGAAGAGAATCCATAGGTTTTCCTGAGTTTCATTCCAGGTTTGAATCAGGGGTCGTCCTTCTAGGGCAGAACTCAGGATCAAACTGGTAATGTTGGCATGGATTTCTACGCCAGCCATCCGTTGAGAGGGAGTCCTGGTATAGGGAGTGGGAAAGAGGTCTTGAAAGGATTCTCCCACCGCACCAATTAAAACGATGCGATCGCTTGCCCAATCCTCTGGGACTCGATCCTCCAAAACATCCATCAGAGAAACGGTCTCAAAAGACTTGCTGGGGCCATGATAATTGAGGATTAACTGATATCCCCCCTCTGCTTCCCCCAAGTAGGCCCCAGCATTGGGTTCAATGGGAGAAAAGATGCCTTTTCCTAAACGCCAAGTGTTTTCACTGACGGATTCAGGAACAATTCCTTCGGGTTGTAGATAGAGTAGAGCCAGATAAAGGGGCAGACCATGAATCCTTTCCCCTTCTGGCGTGTCCAGAAAGGCCAAAGCCCGACGCACTTTACTATCGGCATCGGGCAACAAATCATTGGCTCCCACCTGGTTTTTCGCTTTTAGGGCTGGAGGAGGATCGACGCGATCGCGTTGGTCATCTCCAACTGCCTTTTCAATGCCGATCAAATAATCGGTATTCTCAAAAATCTCCACTAGAGCTTGATGGCCGGGTTCAACGGGTAAATCCCGGTAAATATCTAAACCAATGGCTCTAGGTTCCATGGCGATTAACTTTTGGAGCAGGTCGGCATAAATTTGATCGGGAATGATGGCCTGACCAATGGCTTCTACATCTGCTTCATTAATGCCGACGATCGCAATTCGCGGATCGCGAGGTTCTAGAGGTCGCCAGCGCATATATAAATCAAATAGGGCCCATTCTCCTCCTTGGAGAGCGCCTATAAATCGTAACAGAATGACCAATAAAGCTACAGAAGGGGTCGCAATCCACACCCCTCGCTGTTGCCATAACCAATCCTTAATTGTTTCCCACATAGAACCCAGGGTTACAGTAAACAGTAATCTTCAGTTATGCTGCCTGTGAATCTGCACCCTAAAATCTCAATGATACTAAGGATTTCCGGTAATTCTTTCTATGGAAAGCATCGGCGTTTGGGTTAATTTGTCCAAACCTACGGATTTCAAGAGACTTTCCCAAGGGCCCGCATCTAAATCTCGTAACTGAGCGGCGATCGCCAGGCTATCGTACCAAACTTCGGCCTGAGCCAGCAGTTCTGCTTGTTTAAGTAGGTCTTCTTCGGCTTGGGCTTCTTCCAAAGCCGTCATTACATTTGGATCTAGAGTAACATGACGAATTTGCCCTTGAATGGACTCATCAGCTCCTCGGTCACTGGGATTACACACCAGGAGAAATAACCAAGTATATTCAGTTGAATCGCCCATAGCTTCGGGGAGTGTCATGTTTACACTGACTAATCCGCCATCTTTAGAGAGTTCTAGCTCCTCAGTATAGACATCATTGCCTTGCCGATCGACTAAAATAAACTCTGCCGATCTAGCTTTGGTTTTGGGCACATAAAAGAACATGGTCGGGGTATCACTGACCGTTTGACCGACATAATTATCGGGTTGAGGCGGTTTTAAGGCCATTAAGGAGAGTTCATTTTGGGGAGTGACGCAAGCCGAAGCTCCTCTGACTCCGCCCCCAGCACTTCCTCCTGTAGGAGCGCCCACCCCACCAGTGGGAGGAAATTCTAGGGCCAAAGCTCCTGGAGCTAGGAGAGCGGGAGCTAGGGCAAATGCCAGCAATTTCAGAGGGGAAGGGAAAAGTTGAAAGGCCATAACGTGAATACATCTCCTTGTGGGCAAACAGTTGGGTCGCTTGATCTACTCTGGCATAGAATCCCAGGTCAAGGGTTGACTGGGTAGGCTAATCTCTATTGTGTCTACTTATCTTTGTCTGAGAAACTCTCATGTGATAAGAATTGAGGGTTAGATTTCAGGTATGGTTTAAAATTACCTGAAACTGAAACGTCTTGATGAGAAGACGCTGAAAAAGAGCGTGAGTTCCAGGCTGTTTTATCCTATTTAACTACGAATATGGCTTCTGCACCGGATTTTTCCCTATCTTGTCCGATTCCGATCCAAAACTATCCCCAGGTGCTGTTAGCCCATGGAGGGGGCGGTAAGCTTATGCATCAGCTCATTGAGCAGATGTTTCTGCCGGTTTTTGGTCGTCCTGATGTTTCCCATGATGCTAGTGTGTTTGCTGTTAAGGGCGATCGCCTGGCGTTTACCACAGATTCCTATGTGGTCAATCCCCTCATCTTTCCAGGGGGGGATATTGGCTCGATGGCGGTTTATGGGACGGTGAATGATTTAGCTATGGCTGGAGCGAGGCCGCTGTATCTAAGTGCGGGGTTTATCTTGGAGGAAGGGTTATCGATGGAGACGCTATGGCAGGTGGTGCGATCGATGCAAGGGGCTGCCCAGAAAGCAGGAGTACAAATTATTACCGGAGATACCAAAGTGGTCGATCGCGGCAAAGGGGATGGAATGTTCATTAATACGTCTGGTGTAGGGGTAATTGAGTCAAAAAACAAGATTTCTCCCCAACAGGTGCAGTCAGGAGATGCCATTTTAATTAATGGGGATTTAGGCCGACATGGGATCGCGATTATGGCTGTGCGTGAAGGATTGGACTTTGAAACGACCATTGAGAGCGATTCCGCTCCCGTTGCAGCACCAGTTCTCCGGTTACTTGAAGCAGGGGTTCAGATTCATTGTTTGCGGGATTTAACCAGGGGAGGATTGGCCAGTACCTTAAATGAAATTGCCCTCAGTTCAGGATTAAACTTGCACATTGACGAATCCTTAATTCCCGTTCGGGAAGACGTGCGCGGAGCTTGTGAAATTCTGGGTTTCGATCCCCTCTATGTTGCGAATGAGGGAAGATTTGTGGCCTTTATTCCCCAGTCTGATGTGGAGTTAGCCCTATCGATTTTAAGGGAAACTTCAGAAGCAGACAGGGAAGCATCAGTGATTGGACAAGTAGGGGAACCAGCAATTTCAGAGTTTTCTGCTCAGGTGAGTCTAAAAAGTCAGATTGGGGCCAGTCGCATTCTGGATTGGCTCAGTGGCGAACAGTTACCCCGGATTTGTTAATTATCGTTCATTTTGTTGGGCAATGGCCTCTAATGATAGCTCTTTAGGGGGAGGAATCGTACAGGCAGAACTGTTTTCATAGGTGTACTGAGGATCGTGAATCATAGCCAGGGTTTGATAGACATGGGAACGGTTAATTTCCTCTGGTAAGGTTAAGCCAAATTCTTTTAAACAATCTGCTAACTTAAATTGGTAGAAAAAGATTTTTTCGCCTTTCGGTCGCTCAAAAAATCCCCAGTAAAGTGCCATTCCCACTGCGGCCCGATAAGGGTCGTTTTTTAATTCACCGAGGTTACGGGGCAAATTTTCAGGATTGATTTGATTTCCAGGGGTTCCCAAATAAGTATAGTTTTGTGCTTGCATTGCTGACCAAAAATCGGGCCGGTTTCTCCAATCTTGAATAATCTCAATGTTGACCCTAATGTTGGGATCGCCCTGATAATATTCCCAGATTGAACTCATGGTGTGGTGAGAGTCAACCATATAAAATTGATTATTTGGCCCTAAGACAACGGGGACTGTTCGCTGATTTACATAGTCTTCAACGGTGGCATATTTAGAGGATTCTCCGCGCTCGATAACTTTTAAAAATGCGACTTGATATTGGACTTGGTACTTGCCAACGACGGGTTGTGTGGGATGCAAGTCACCGATCGCCATCTGACACTCTAGGGGTGTTCTCAGGAAGAGAGGACGGGAGGGACAGGGGGCAATTCTAGCATCTGCGGAGGGAGGGATAATGAGGGATAAACCGATCGCTGTCAGGATCAAACAGAAAAGCCAAATTTTTTTCACAGTCATATTCACCTAAGTCATAGACACTTGTTCAGGGTAAAAGGGAATGGTCTCATCCGTCAAATCAAGTAAAAATTGCCTATTCCGTAACTCTCAAGGCTATATTCTAGGGTTACCTACCTCAACTTTCTTCTACATTTAAGGTGTCTTGATGGGGCAGTTCTTCCCAAAGAACGCGATAGACTTGTAGGGGATCTTTTTTTCCTTTGACTTGTACAAGAGGTAAACGTTCTACGGGAATTTTGTTCTGCTTCAGTTTAAGAAAAGTGCTGGCAGAAATGAGGATTTCATTGGCTTTAGCTTCGCTACAAATACGACTGGCGACATTCATGGTATCGCCAATATGGGCATATTGAATCAGACGTTCTGTACCAATATTTCCGGAAGCGACTCGTCCTGTATTTAAGCCGATATGAATATGAATAGGGTGATGGTTGCGCTGTTGCCGTTGGATATTGAGCCGTCTGACCGCCCATTGCATGGCGATCGCTGCTTTGACGGCTCGTTCTGCATCATCTTCTCTTTGGTAAGGCGATCCCCAGACGGCAACTAAGGCATCTCCAATATATTTTTCTAGGGTTCCTTCGTAGGGAAAAACAATTTCTTCCACCATCATGCCAAAATATTCATTGAGCATTTCAATCACGGCACGGGGAGACATGAGGGAGGACATCTGTGTAAATTGACTGAGATCAGAAAAGAGGGCAGTAACTTCTGTATCTACAATTTTGTTGAGGTTGCCTTCTTCCCGCAGTTTACGGCTCACGGCTTTGGGGAAAAATCGCTCTAGTTTGTCCCGGAGAACGGCTTCTGATTCCATTTTTTGATAGAGTTGACTATGGTCAATGGCGATCGCTGCTTGATTGGCTAAAGCAGTTAGAAATTCTACATCTTCATCAGAATAAACATTAGCTAAGGATAAATTATCCACATATAACACCCCAATCACTGTATCGCGGGGTTTGAGAGGGGCACAAATAGAGGCGTGAATGCATTGACTAATTACCGAGTCAGAATCCCTAAATCGACCATCAATTTGGGCATCTGCGGTCATGATAGTTTGTTGTTTTTCACAGACAAAATCGGTGATTTTTTTACTATAAAATTGATAGTCTGCATGAATGCCGGGGCGAGAATTGACCGCTTTGACTTGGAGTTTATTGGTTTGGGGATTAATTAATAAAATAGCAGCACGATCGATCTGCATTAAATCTAACAGAATTTCTAGGACTTTCTTGAGTAATTTATCTAACCTTTTTGGATAGGAGAGCTGTTTACTGACCTCTAACAGAAGTTTCAGCTTATCTTCTTTGCGCTTTTGCTGATCTTGCTCTCTTAATTTGAGTAAGGATAAGGATTTTTCCTCATCTGATAATAATTCTGGCATTCCTACCTCTCCTTGTTCTACGGAGAATTCTTTAATAATGGTAGGATTTTGCTGAGGATCTAAACCTGTTTTTTCTTCCAATACTTCGAGTTGCTCTCGATATTGGAAACTTACTTTACCACATCGAATAATATCCTTATCCTTGAGCCATTTCTTTTCAATGCGACTTTCATTAATAAACGTATGATTACTGCTATGAAGATCGCAAATTTCCACCCCTCTCGGTGTCCAGTGAATTTCTGCATGGTGTCGGGAAATACTGGCGTGACTGATGACGATCGTATTATCAAGCGATCGCCCCAGGGTATTAATTCCCCAACGTAATTCATAGAGTTTTTCATCCTGACTATGGGGAGCGTAGATTAAGTACGGCATGGCGTTCTCAAGCGGGATGATATAGCGCTTTCCGCTTTCGCGGACATGAAACGCGCTGGTTATGGAAATGGGTAATGGGTAAACCGTTTTCCCTTAACGTCACACTTTTAAGGCTTCCCCTGCACTCTACTGAAGGGGAGATTTATTTCCAAGTATAAGCGATTTAAATAGCTTTGGCAAACAGGGTATACTGACGGATAGGTTGGGCATATCGATGGCTGATGTTCAGGGATGAATTGCCTTGATACATAAGAGCATGAATTACGGATTGATAGCCTAATTTTTGGGCAATTTGATGACATTGGTAGACCAATAAACTCCCTAGTCCGGCGTATTCCCTTTGGGGCAAGACGGCAACGGTCTTAAGAATAACGGTCTCGATAGGTAAGTTCTGTTGTCTTAAGCAAAAATCCGGAAGAGAAAATAAAAACCCTACAATCTTTTTTCTCTGGTGGGCTAATAATACCAATTCTGGCTGAATGTAGTCACGAACTGGGCTATATTGGGCGATAAATTCGGACTCAGGGAGGGGGGTATATAAGAAGTTTCGCGTAAAGGCA
The nucleotide sequence above comes from Roseofilum capinflatum BLCC-M114. Encoded proteins:
- a CDS encoding DUF3747 domain-containing protein, which produces MNKSLLSRLAAIATTTVVGMTTWVATARAFFDHSEVRQDDFIAIAAPRGTNAHQLLILEQKSSTRQCWSETGQSPTIVDPLLLNFDFSGICGRSTDSNGFSIRVNNQDLALQYSLRIVNRNNDLVLVGSSNTPGGPEIEIGRTYGATSDFVKIHLNPGWRFAKRSYEGQTLGHVYLLNDQQLSSLIGTTPNPVDPNPVDPNPVDPNPVDPNPVDPTTPSFKDIANDIYASEINEAVDIGFISGFAEDSTFRPQNPLTREQLVSMVLESLKTIPGTNVNIPTNTATNPYPDVASSRWSAAKIQWAKDNNIVSGYTDGTFKPAQSVTRAELMAVQRRAAEFARKTSGLNPELQAKQDPQPFSDVDNHWASDLITQMSTYCSVASPLNESGTQFVPNDNARRNYAAAATLRMLNCVKSDIPTASAQ
- a CDS encoding CHASE2 domain-containing protein; this encodes MWETIKDWLWQQRGVWIATPSVALLVILLRFIGALQGGEWALFDLYMRWRPLEPRDPRIAIVGINEADVEAIGQAIIPDQIYADLLQKLIAMEPRAIGLDIYRDLPVEPGHQALVEIFENTDYLIGIEKAVGDDQRDRVDPPPALKAKNQVGANDLLPDADSKVRRALAFLDTPEGERIHGLPLYLALLYLQPEGIVPESVSENTWRLGKGIFSPIEPNAGAYLGEAEGGYQLILNYHGPSKSFETVSLMDVLEDRVPEDWASDRIVLIGAVGESFQDLFPTPYTRTPSQRMAGVEIHANITSLILSSALEGRPLIQTWNETQENLWILFWAWVGAVLTWRLRHSTGLNSSTIRKAIAPIATLPLLMAATYGAFLIGWWLPVVPPVLSLVGSCVAITAYIARSAGDIRKTFGRYLSQEIVATLLEHPEGLKLGGERRKITILTSDLRGFTALSERLSPEEVIKILNFYLGYMADVITEYQGTIDEFMGDGILVLFGAPIPREDDAQRAIACAIAMQLAMKQVNVQMKEWGLSSLEMGVGINTGEVVVGNIGSEKRTKYGVVGSQVNLTYRIESYTTAGQILVSESTLLEAGPEVKINGEKQVTPKGVKTPITIYDIGGIAGPYQLDLPKEEEHFFPLSPALPLQYAVLEGKNISDRVNQGQLIALSEKGATILLTPESGDRIPSGLTNLKINFFKDEQPENREDVYAKVLDNHRSKDRFSIRFTSKPPSVEAKLKTLYQAISKSA
- a CDS encoding DUF928 domain-containing protein, which encodes MAFQLFPSPLKLLAFALAPALLAPGALALEFPPTGGVGAPTGGSAGGGVRGASACVTPQNELSLMALKPPQPDNYVGQTVSDTPTMFFYVPKTKARSAEFILVDRQGNDVYTEELELSKDGGLVSVNMTLPEAMGDSTEYTWLFLLVCNPSDRGADESIQGQIRHVTLDPNVMTALEEAQAEEDLLKQAELLAQAEVWYDSLAIAAQLRDLDAGPWESLLKSVGLDKLTQTPMLSIERITGNP
- the hypE gene encoding hydrogenase expression/formation protein HypE; translated protein: MASAPDFSLSCPIPIQNYPQVLLAHGGGGKLMHQLIEQMFLPVFGRPDVSHDASVFAVKGDRLAFTTDSYVVNPLIFPGGDIGSMAVYGTVNDLAMAGARPLYLSAGFILEEGLSMETLWQVVRSMQGAAQKAGVQIITGDTKVVDRGKGDGMFINTSGVGVIESKNKISPQQVQSGDAILINGDLGRHGIAIMAVREGLDFETTIESDSAPVAAPVLRLLEAGVQIHCLRDLTRGGLASTLNEIALSSGLNLHIDESLIPVREDVRGACEILGFDPLYVANEGRFVAFIPQSDVELALSILRETSEADREASVIGQVGEPAISEFSAQVSLKSQIGASRILDWLSGEQLPRIC
- a CDS encoding ParB/Srx family N-terminal domain-containing protein translates to MTVKKIWLFCLILTAIGLSLIIPPSADARIAPCPSRPLFLRTPLECQMAIGDLHPTQPVVGKYQVQYQVAFLKVIERGESSKYATVEDYVNQRTVPVVLGPNNQFYMVDSHHTMSSIWEYYQGDPNIRVNIEIIQDWRNRPDFWSAMQAQNYTYLGTPGNQINPENLPRNLGELKNDPYRAAVGMALYWGFFERPKGEKIFFYQFKLADCLKEFGLTLPEEINRSHVYQTLAMIHDPQYTYENSSACTIPPPKELSLEAIAQQNER
- a CDS encoding adenylate/guanylate cyclase domain-containing protein, translating into MPYLIYAPHSQDEKLYELRWGINTLGRSLDNTIVISHASISRHHAEIHWTPRGVEICDLHSSNHTFINESRIEKKWLKDKDIIRCGKVSFQYREQLEVLEEKTGLDPQQNPTIIKEFSVEQGEVGMPELLSDEEKSLSLLKLREQDQQKRKEDKLKLLLEVSKQLSYPKRLDKLLKKVLEILLDLMQIDRAAILLINPQTNKLQVKAVNSRPGIHADYQFYSKKITDFVCEKQQTIMTADAQIDGRFRDSDSVISQCIHASICAPLKPRDTVIGVLYVDNLSLANVYSDEDVEFLTALANQAAIAIDHSQLYQKMESEAVLRDKLERFFPKAVSRKLREEGNLNKIVDTEVTALFSDLSQFTQMSSLMSPRAVIEMLNEYFGMMVEEIVFPYEGTLEKYIGDALVAVWGSPYQREDDAERAVKAAIAMQWAVRRLNIQRQQRNHHPIHIHIGLNTGRVASGNIGTERLIQYAHIGDTMNVASRICSEAKANEILISASTFLKLKQNKIPVERLPLVQVKGKKDPLQVYRVLWEELPHQDTLNVEES